The proteins below are encoded in one region of Betaproteobacteria bacterium:
- a CDS encoding DNA polymerase III subunit delta produces the protein MLLKGDQLAAHLERELRPLYVVYGDDPLLVIEAADAIRAKSRQQGYSEREVLTVLPHFDWGSLLAAGGNLSLFGDKKLIDLRIPTGKPGKEGGAALQQWCQNLSMDNLLLITLPELDWRDEKAVWFTALLNAGVTIKLMAPPLAELPGWIAGRLRRQQQSADLDSLKFIAERVEGNLLAAHQEIQKLGLLYPTGQLSITQIRDAVLNVARYDIDGLREALLSGDVGRLARTLDGLMQEGEAPPLILWAMSEEIRALTIIRAGMDAGKPMDMLLKDAKVWGPRANPVKKALQRLSTTALEAALQHAGKIDRLAKGIGHGNIWEEFLRLGLRLTVAK, from the coding sequence ATGCTGCTCAAGGGCGACCAACTGGCGGCGCACCTCGAACGCGAGTTGCGCCCGCTTTACGTCGTTTACGGCGATGATCCCCTGCTCGTCATCGAAGCAGCCGACGCCATCCGCGCCAAGTCGCGCCAGCAAGGCTACAGCGAACGCGAAGTGCTCACCGTGCTGCCCCATTTTGACTGGGGCTCCCTGCTCGCCGCCGGCGGCAACCTGTCGCTGTTCGGCGATAAGAAACTGATCGACCTGCGCATCCCCACCGGCAAACCAGGCAAGGAAGGCGGTGCCGCGCTGCAACAGTGGTGCCAGAACCTGTCGATGGACAACCTGCTGCTGATCACCCTGCCCGAGCTCGACTGGCGCGACGAAAAGGCAGTCTGGTTCACCGCGCTGCTCAATGCCGGCGTCACCATCAAGCTGATGGCGCCACCGCTGGCCGAACTGCCGGGCTGGATCGCCGGCCGCCTGCGCCGCCAGCAGCAAAGTGCCGACCTCGACAGCTTGAAGTTCATCGCCGAGCGCGTCGAGGGCAACCTGCTTGCCGCCCACCAGGAAATCCAGAAACTTGGCCTGCTTTACCCGACCGGCCAGCTCAGCATAACGCAGATTCGCGATGCCGTGCTCAATGTAGCCCGCTACGACATCGATGGCCTGCGTGAAGCCCTGCTTTCGGGCGATGTCGGCCGATTGGCCCGCACGCTGGACGGCCTGATGCAGGAAGGAGAGGCGCCGCCGCTGATATTGTGGGCAATGAGCGAAGAGATTCGGGCGCTGACCATCATTCGCGCCGGCATGGATGCTGGTAAACCAATGGACATGCTGCTCAAGGACGCCAAGGTCTGGGGGCCGCGCGCCAACCCGGTCAAAAAGGCGCTGCAGCGCCTATCAACGACTGCTCTGGAAGCGGCGTTGCAGCACGCCGGGAAAATTGACCGATTGGCCAAAGGCATCGGTCATGGAAATATCTGGGAAGAGTTTCTACGGCTAGGCCTTCGCCTCACCGTCGCGAAATAA
- the katG gene encoding catalase/peroxidase HPI: protein MSAESKCPFSGDVRKNTVAGAPSNADWWPNQLKLNILHQHSSKSDPMGAAFDYAEAFKSLDLDAVVKDLHALMTDSQDWWPADYGHYGPLFIRMAWHSAGTYRISDGRGGAGSGNQRFAPLNSWPDNVNLDKARRLLWPIKQKYGRKISWADLMILAGNVALESMGFKTFGFGGGRQDIWEPEEEIYWGAEKKWLDDQRYAGDRELENPLAAVQMGLIYVNPEGPNGNPDPVASGRDVRETFARMAMDDYETVALTVGGHTFGKCHGAAPATHVGPEPEAADIEAQGLGWQSSFGSGKGGETISSGLEGSWTPTPTKWDHSYLDMLFGNEWVVEKSPAGAWQWTPKFATDSNQAPAADDASKRVQIIMTTADMAMRFDPIYEPIARHFHAHPEELADAFARAWFKLTHRDMGPRARYLGPDVPEEELIWQDPVPAVDHALVDAQDIAALKTKILASGLSISQLVTTAWASAATFRGSDKRGGANGARIRLAPQKDWVVNQPAELAQVLSKLEAIQQDYNGAQSGGKKVSLADLIVLGGCAAVEAAAKKAGHDVSVPFSPGRTDASQEQTDAHSFTVLEPVADGFRNYVAKGQEGSAAELLIDKAQLLTLTAPEMTVLIGGLRALNANVGHSAYGVFTLQPETLTNDFFVNLLDMNTKWQKSASAEGVLEGRDWATGEIRWTGTIVDLVFGSNSQLRALAEVYACRDAQPAFVRDFVAAWNKVMNLDRFDLV from the coding sequence ATGTCAGCCGAATCAAAGTGCCCGTTCTCGGGCGACGTTCGCAAAAACACGGTAGCTGGAGCACCCTCGAACGCAGACTGGTGGCCCAATCAGCTGAAGCTGAACATCCTGCACCAGCACTCTAGCAAGTCTGATCCCATGGGCGCGGCATTCGACTACGCCGAGGCGTTCAAGAGCCTCGACCTGGATGCCGTCGTCAAGGACCTCCATGCCTTGATGACGGATTCACAGGACTGGTGGCCCGCTGACTATGGCCACTACGGCCCTTTGTTCATCCGCATGGCCTGGCATAGCGCCGGTACCTACCGCATCAGCGATGGTCGCGGCGGTGCGGGAAGTGGCAACCAGCGCTTTGCCCCTCTCAACAGCTGGCCGGACAACGTAAATCTCGACAAGGCGCGTCGGCTGCTCTGGCCAATCAAGCAGAAGTACGGCCGGAAAATCTCCTGGGCCGACCTCATGATCCTTGCCGGCAACGTCGCTCTGGAGTCGATGGGGTTCAAGACCTTCGGTTTCGGCGGGGGACGTCAGGATATCTGGGAACCGGAAGAAGAGATCTATTGGGGCGCCGAGAAAAAGTGGCTGGATGACCAGCGCTACGCTGGCGACCGGGAACTCGAGAATCCGCTCGCTGCCGTGCAGATGGGCCTGATCTACGTTAACCCGGAAGGCCCGAACGGCAATCCGGATCCGGTGGCGTCTGGACGGGACGTTCGCGAGACCTTCGCGCGCATGGCGATGGACGACTACGAGACCGTGGCACTCACCGTCGGCGGCCACACCTTCGGCAAATGCCACGGCGCCGCCCCGGCAACTCACGTCGGGCCGGAACCGGAAGCCGCCGACATTGAGGCGCAGGGATTGGGCTGGCAAAGCAGTTTTGGTTCCGGTAAAGGGGGCGAGACGATCAGTAGCGGACTGGAGGGTTCATGGACGCCGACCCCGACGAAGTGGGACCATAGCTATCTGGACATGCTGTTCGGCAATGAGTGGGTCGTGGAGAAGAGTCCGGCGGGCGCCTGGCAGTGGACACCGAAGTTTGCGACCGACAGCAACCAGGCGCCAGCCGCCGACGATGCATCAAAGCGGGTGCAGATCATCATGACCACCGCGGACATGGCGATGCGTTTCGACCCTATCTATGAGCCGATTGCGCGGCATTTTCATGCGCACCCGGAAGAGTTGGCAGACGCGTTCGCCCGGGCGTGGTTCAAGCTGACGCACCGCGACATGGGGCCGCGTGCACGCTATCTTGGTCCGGACGTGCCCGAAGAAGAGCTCATTTGGCAGGATCCCGTCCCCGCCGTTGATCACGCCTTGGTCGACGCGCAGGACATCGCCGCCCTGAAGACCAAAATCCTCGCCTCCGGCCTATCCATTTCCCAATTGGTGACGACCGCCTGGGCATCGGCGGCCACCTTCCGTGGCAGCGACAAACGCGGCGGGGCCAATGGTGCGCGCATTCGCCTGGCGCCTCAAAAGGACTGGGTCGTCAATCAGCCGGCTGAACTGGCACAGGTACTCTCGAAGCTGGAAGCTATCCAGCAGGACTACAACGGCGCGCAATCGGGTGGCAAAAAAGTTTCGCTGGCCGACCTGATCGTTCTGGGTGGCTGCGCCGCCGTCGAGGCCGCAGCGAAAAAGGCCGGCCACGACGTGTCGGTGCCCTTTTCGCCGGGGCGCACGGATGCCTCGCAAGAGCAGACCGATGCCCATTCGTTCACCGTTCTGGAGCCTGTCGCCGATGGGTTCCGCAACTACGTTGCCAAGGGACAGGAGGGATCGGCCGCCGAGTTGTTGATCGACAAAGCGCAGTTGTTGACCCTGACTGCTCCTGAAATGACGGTGTTGATCGGCGGTTTACGCGCCCTGAATGCGAACGTCGGTCATTCGGCATACGGTGTGTTCACCCTGCAACCTGAAACATTGACCAATGATTTCTTCGTCAATCTCCTCGATATGAATACAAAGTGGCAGAAGTCCGCCAGCGCAGAAGGCGTGCTCGAGGGGCGTGATTGGGCGACCGGTGAAATCAGGTGGACGGGCACCATCGTCGATCTGGTCTTTGGTTCAAACTCCCAGCTCCGGGCCCTTGCGGAGGTTTATGCCTGCCGCGACGCGCAGCCGGCGTTTGTGCGCGACTTTGTGGCCGCCTGGAACAAGGTGATGAATCTTGATCGCTTTGACCTAGTTTGA
- a CDS encoding glutamate-5-semialdehyde dehydrogenase, which yields MDIKHYMQTVGRQARAASRRLAGATTAEKNAALLHIAAAIRRESAALVAANQEDLAAARAAGLDTAMLDRLTLSAKGVESMAEGVEQVATLPDPIGEMTDIKHRPSGILVGKMRVPLGVIGIIYEARPNVTADAAALCLKSGNAAILRGGSEAIRSNRAIAALVHEGLEAAGLPAESVQVIDTTDRAAVGELITMREFVDVIVPRGGKGLIARLLAESRVPMIQHLDGNCHVYLEEEAEPNKALKIVENAKTQRYGTCNTAESLLVDRSVAPMLLPPIAHMLTTKGVEIRGCAETCAIVPNAVPATEEDYYTEFLAPIISVKIVSGIDEAIEHINQYSSHHTEAIVTDNHPKAMRFLREVDSASVMINASTRFADGFEYGLGAEIGISTDKIHARGPVGLEGLTSQKWVVLGDGHVRA from the coding sequence ATGGACATCAAGCACTACATGCAGACCGTCGGCCGTCAGGCCCGCGCCGCCTCACGCCGCCTAGCCGGCGCCACCACGGCTGAAAAGAACGCCGCCCTACTGCACATTGCCGCGGCCATTCGCCGCGAAAGTGCCGCACTGGTCGCTGCCAATCAGGAAGACCTTGCCGCGGCCCGTGCCGCCGGGCTGGATACCGCCATGCTCGACCGCCTGACCCTTTCAGCAAAAGGTGTCGAAAGCATGGCCGAAGGCGTCGAGCAAGTGGCCACGCTACCCGACCCGATCGGCGAAATGACCGACATCAAGCATCGCCCGTCCGGCATCCTGGTCGGCAAGATGCGCGTGCCGCTCGGCGTCATCGGCATCATTTACGAAGCGCGGCCAAACGTGACTGCGGATGCCGCTGCCCTGTGCCTGAAATCCGGCAATGCCGCCATCCTGCGCGGCGGATCGGAAGCCATTCGCTCCAACCGCGCCATCGCCGCGCTGGTCCATGAAGGCCTCGAAGCTGCCGGCCTACCGGCTGAATCGGTGCAGGTCATCGACACCACGGACCGTGCCGCGGTTGGTGAGCTGATCACCATGCGCGAATTCGTCGACGTCATCGTGCCACGCGGTGGCAAGGGCCTGATCGCCCGCCTGCTGGCCGAATCGAGGGTGCCGATGATCCAGCACCTGGACGGCAACTGCCACGTCTATCTTGAAGAAGAAGCCGAGCCGAACAAGGCGCTGAAGATCGTCGAGAATGCCAAGACCCAGCGCTATGGCACTTGCAACACCGCCGAGTCACTGCTCGTCGACCGCTCCGTTGCCCCTATGCTGCTACCGCCGATCGCCCACATGCTGACCACCAAGGGCGTCGAAATCCGTGGCTGCGCCGAAACCTGCGCCATCGTGCCGAACGCCGTGCCGGCGACGGAAGAGGATTACTACACCGAGTTCCTGGCGCCGATCATTTCGGTCAAGATCGTTTCCGGCATCGATGAAGCCATCGAGCACATCAACCAGTACTCGTCGCACCATACCGAAGCCATCGTCACCGACAACCACCCGAAAGCCATGCGCTTCCTGCGCGAAGTCGATTCAGCTTCGGTCATGATCAACGCCTCCACGCGCTTCGCCGACGGTTTCGAGTACGGCCTTGGCGCCGAAATCGGCATCTCGACCGACAAGATCCACGCCCGCGGCCCAGTTGGGCTGGAAGGCCTGACCAGTCAGAAATGGGTGGTATTGGGCGACGGGCACGTTCGCGCCTGA
- a CDS encoding acyl-CoA dehydrogenase, with translation MAKPSFTWEDPFLLDSQLAADERQVRNAARDFAQKSLKPRIRDAFRNETTDPAIYREMGEMGLLGATLPPQYGGAGLNYVSYGLIAREVEYVDSAYRTLLSVQSSLTMVPIYEFGTEEQKQKYLPKLGKGELIGCFGLTEPDSGSDPSSATTCARAVPGGWQISGRKTWITNSPIADIFIVWAKDDEGALRGFILEKGMVGLSAPVIQGKVSLRASITGDIVMDEVFVPSENMLPKVSGLKGPFTCLNSARYGISWGALGAAESCWHTARQYTLDRQQFGRPLAATQLIQKKLVDMQTEIALGIQGALRLGRMMDDGSATPELVSLMKRNSTGKALDIARNARDMLGGNGISDEFGVIRHMVNLESVTTYEGTHDVHALILGRAITGIGAF, from the coding sequence ATGGCCAAACCTTCATTCACCTGGGAAGACCCCTTCCTCCTTGACAGCCAGTTGGCCGCCGACGAGCGCCAGGTGCGCAATGCCGCCCGTGACTTCGCCCAGAAGTCACTGAAGCCACGCATTCGCGATGCTTTCCGCAATGAAACGACCGACCCGGCCATCTACCGCGAAATGGGTGAGATGGGCCTACTCGGAGCAACGCTGCCGCCACAGTACGGCGGGGCCGGGCTGAATTATGTTTCCTACGGGCTGATTGCCCGCGAAGTCGAGTACGTTGATTCAGCCTACCGCACGCTGTTGAGTGTGCAATCCTCGCTGACCATGGTGCCGATTTATGAATTCGGCACGGAAGAGCAGAAGCAAAAATACCTGCCCAAGCTAGGCAAGGGCGAGCTAATCGGCTGTTTTGGCCTGACCGAGCCGGATTCCGGCTCTGACCCGTCCAGCGCCACCACTTGCGCCCGCGCCGTGCCCGGCGGCTGGCAAATTTCCGGCCGCAAGACGTGGATCACCAATTCGCCGATTGCCGATATTTTCATCGTCTGGGCCAAGGATGACGAGGGCGCCTTGCGCGGATTCATTCTCGAAAAAGGCATGGTCGGGCTGTCGGCACCGGTCATTCAGGGCAAGGTCAGCCTGCGTGCCTCGATTACCGGCGACATCGTCATGGATGAGGTTTTCGTGCCGAGCGAAAACATGCTCCCCAAGGTCAGCGGCCTGAAGGGCCCGTTTACCTGCCTGAACTCTGCCCGCTACGGTATTTCGTGGGGCGCGCTTGGCGCAGCCGAAAGCTGCTGGCACACGGCGCGGCAATACACGCTGGACCGCCAGCAATTCGGCCGGCCACTGGCCGCCACCCAGCTCATCCAGAAAAAGCTGGTCGACATGCAGACCGAAATTGCCCTCGGTATTCAGGGTGCGCTGCGCCTCGGCCGCATGATGGACGATGGCAGCGCGACGCCGGAACTGGTCTCGCTGATGAAGCGCAACAGCACCGGCAAGGCCCTCGACATCGCCCGCAATGCCCGCGACATGCTGGGCGGCAACGGCATTTCTGACGAATTCGGGGTCATTCGCCACATGGTCAATCTGGAATCGGTCACCACCTACGAAGGCACGCATGACGTCCATGCGCTGATCCTCGGGCGTGCGATTACCGGGATTGGTGCGTTTTGA
- a CDS encoding dihydroneopterin aldolase, which translates to MDIIFIEELRAETWIGIYPREKAMPQTVEISLQIGVSTTSAGASDDIRDTVDYAVVVDRLRADLAAVHFNLLEALAEHVATYVLETFAVHWVRVSVAKLGMMPGVKRVGVIIERSL; encoded by the coding sequence ATGGACATCATTTTCATCGAAGAACTGCGCGCCGAAACCTGGATAGGTATCTATCCGCGCGAAAAGGCCATGCCGCAGACGGTCGAGATCTCACTGCAGATCGGCGTGTCGACCACCTCGGCCGGGGCCAGCGATGATATTCGCGACACGGTTGATTACGCCGTGGTGGTGGACCGCCTGCGGGCCGATCTGGCCGCGGTGCATTTCAATTTGCTGGAAGCACTGGCCGAGCATGTGGCGACTTACGTGCTGGAAACCTTCGCCGTCCATTGGGTGCGCGTTTCCGTCGCCAAGCTGGGCATGATGCCCGGCGTCAAGCGCGTTGGCGTCATCATCGAACGTTCGCTCTAG
- the xerD gene encoding site-specific tyrosine recombinase XerD: MKIANLPANTADLAEIDNFCDALWLEDGLAKATLDSYRSDLGRLGLWLAENAHEPLLDIRETTLTAFIAHLAKHTRATSQARYLSTLRRFYRWQVGRGRIVTDPTLKLANPSRPSRLPKVMSEKQVEALLDAPDLDAPLGMRDRAMLETIYATGLRVSELVNLKLHEVSLADGVLRALGKGSKERLVPLGQLAIDWIQRYLNQSRPEILKGQQSDDLFVTARGSAMTRQAFWQLIKRYALIAGIAPEKLSPHVLRHAFATHLLNHGADLRVVQLLLGHADISTTQIYTHVARERLKTLHAVHHPRG, from the coding sequence ATGAAAATAGCGAACTTGCCCGCAAACACGGCTGATCTTGCCGAGATCGACAATTTCTGTGATGCCCTGTGGCTGGAAGACGGTCTGGCCAAGGCGACGCTGGACAGTTACCGCTCCGACCTCGGCCGGCTCGGCCTGTGGCTGGCTGAAAATGCGCACGAGCCCCTGCTCGATATTCGCGAAACGACGCTGACTGCCTTCATCGCCCACCTCGCAAAGCACACCCGCGCCACCTCGCAGGCCCGTTACCTGTCCACCTTGCGCCGCTTCTACCGCTGGCAAGTCGGCCGCGGCCGTATCGTGACCGACCCGACGCTGAAGCTGGCCAACCCCAGCCGCCCGTCACGCCTGCCCAAGGTGATGTCAGAAAAACAGGTCGAAGCCCTGCTTGACGCGCCCGACCTTGACGCTCCGCTCGGCATGCGCGACCGCGCCATGCTGGAAACGATCTACGCCACCGGGCTGCGCGTCTCCGAGCTAGTCAATCTCAAGCTGCACGAAGTCAGCCTCGCTGACGGCGTGCTGCGCGCCCTTGGCAAGGGCAGCAAGGAGCGCCTGGTGCCGCTCGGCCAACTGGCCATCGACTGGATACAGCGCTACCTCAACCAATCCCGGCCGGAAATCCTCAAGGGACAACAGAGCGACGACCTGTTCGTCACCGCCCGCGGCAGTGCCATGACCCGGCAGGCCTTCTGGCAACTGATCAAACGCTACGCGCTGATCGCCGGCATCGCCCCGGAAAAGCTGTCACCGCATGTCCTGCGCCACGCCTTCGCCACCCACCTGCTCAACCACGGCGCCGACCTGCGCGTCGTGCAGTTGCTGCTCGGCCACGCCGATATTTCGACGACGCAAATCTACACGCACGTCGCGCGGGAACGCCTGAAAACGCTGCACGCAGTGCATCACCCGCGCGGCTGA
- a CDS encoding methylated-DNA--[protein]-cysteine S-methyltransferase — MTAHSYQAIVTAPGFSLGVQCTDDEITGIDFLEPRPELAPNTPLAAEAVRQLKAYIADPGFTFGLPLRPAGTTFQRRVWEQISAIPSGQTHTYGQLAKSLKNAPRAVGQACGSNPYPIVVPCHRVVATGGGLGGFARERGGFLLDVKRWLLTHENSELARKHG, encoded by the coding sequence ATGACCGCCCATTCCTACCAAGCCATTGTCACCGCCCCCGGCTTTTCGCTGGGCGTGCAATGTACGGACGATGAAATCACCGGGATCGATTTCCTCGAACCGCGGCCGGAACTGGCACCAAACACGCCGCTGGCGGCCGAAGCTGTACGCCAGCTCAAGGCATACATCGCTGATCCAGGTTTCACCTTCGGCCTGCCGCTGCGCCCGGCCGGCACCACTTTCCAGCGCCGCGTCTGGGAACAGATTTCCGCCATACCCAGCGGCCAGACCCACACCTACGGTCAACTGGCAAAAAGCCTCAAAAACGCACCCCGCGCTGTCGGCCAGGCCTGTGGCTCGAATCCGTATCCGATCGTTGTGCCTTGCCACCGCGTCGTTGCCACCGGCGGTGGCCTCGGCGGCTTTGCCCGCGAACGCGGCGGCTTCCTGCTCGATGTGAAGCGCTGGTTACTGACGCATGAAAATAGCGAACTTGCCCGCAAACACGGCTGA
- a CDS encoding AraC family transcriptional regulator → MPSSTFDEFKAHALADGFDEVLERSWPADAVLDTHTHPFALKARVVRGEMWLTIADQTRHLRPRDDFALECEVAHAERYGTEGATYWVARRN, encoded by the coding sequence ATGCCTTCAAGCACTTTCGATGAATTCAAAGCCCATGCCCTAGCTGACGGTTTCGACGAGGTGCTTGAACGCAGTTGGCCGGCTGATGCCGTGCTCGACACGCACACTCACCCGTTCGCCCTGAAAGCACGGGTGGTGCGTGGCGAAATGTGGCTGACCATTGCCGACCAGACCCGGCATCTACGCCCCAGGGACGACTTCGCGCTCGAATGCGAGGTAGCGCACGCTGAACGTTACGGCACCGAGGGCGCCACCTACTGGGTGGCACGACGCAACTAG
- the tpx gene encoding thiol peroxidase: MTQTVTLGGNAINIAGAFPKKGDSAPALSLVAKDLSDVTLASFAGKRKILNIFPSIDTPTCATSVRQFNAKANALPNTVILCISADLPFAQNRFCGAEGLDNVVTLSTMRGHEFLEAYGVAITSGPLAGVAARAVVVLDENDKVIHSELVSEIKSEPDYAAALAAL; this comes from the coding sequence ATGACCCAAACCGTCACCCTCGGCGGCAACGCCATCAACATTGCCGGCGCCTTCCCGAAAAAGGGCGATAGCGCCCCTGCCCTGTCGCTGGTTGCCAAGGATTTGTCCGACGTCACGCTGGCCAGCTTTGCCGGCAAGCGCAAAATCCTGAATATTTTTCCAAGCATCGATACACCGACCTGCGCCACGTCCGTCCGCCAGTTCAATGCCAAGGCCAATGCCCTGCCCAACACCGTCATCCTCTGCATCTCGGCCGACCTGCCCTTCGCCCAGAATCGCTTCTGCGGCGCCGAAGGCTTGGACAATGTCGTGACGCTGTCCACCATGCGCGGCCATGAGTTTCTCGAAGCCTACGGCGTCGCCATCACCAGCGGCCCGCTGGCTGGCGTCGCTGCCCGTGCCGTCGTCGTGCTCGATGAGAACGACAAGGTCATCCACAGCGAACTGGTCAGCGAAATCAAGTCCGAGCCGGATTACGCGGCAGCACTGGCCGCCCTCTGA
- a CDS encoding MFS transporter: protein MGNDGKASGGLQLAVVQFVFTLGWTAYALMLPNLLAKAGIAASWLPLILMVDQLIFAVMDIAFGAMADRMRDVFHRLARLLLVLTTVSALAFMALPLAAGVSAALLVLVLLVWLVSASVVRAPTLVLLAKRARAAQQRGLVIWYMAGMGLAMALSPFLGLWLRSADPRWPFAISALALLMAVLVLLRVMGRELPAEEAEAPQPAPFNACLPLFIVLGVAGFGFQLHAFANAAPLYQLHAAKESLPWLMPLLWVGFFACLVAVGAVVKHFGALPVAAAGMLVVAVCSYLAASAGSLSGLIVLQMLCGAGWAMAFAGLMEQAAVAGTRGAEGRVMGSFFAVTAISSFARIAFVSNALADWQGSQFVLPALLLLGAAVFAAVDAKKWAKIKTHQSR, encoded by the coding sequence ATGGGAAATGACGGGAAGGCAAGCGGCGGTCTGCAACTGGCGGTCGTTCAGTTTGTCTTTACCCTGGGCTGGACGGCCTACGCATTGATGCTGCCGAATCTGTTGGCGAAAGCCGGCATTGCGGCGAGCTGGTTGCCGCTCATTCTGATGGTCGATCAGCTCATCTTTGCGGTCATGGATATTGCCTTTGGTGCCATGGCCGACCGCATGCGCGATGTCTTCCATCGTCTGGCCCGCCTGCTGCTCGTGCTGACCACGGTTTCGGCGCTGGCCTTCATGGCCTTGCCGCTGGCCGCCGGGGTGTCTGCGGCGTTGCTGGTGCTTGTCCTGCTGGTCTGGCTGGTGTCGGCCTCGGTGGTCCGTGCGCCAACCCTGGTGCTACTGGCCAAACGGGCCAGAGCGGCGCAGCAGCGGGGGTTAGTGATCTGGTATATGGCCGGGATGGGCTTGGCCATGGCGCTATCGCCATTCCTCGGGCTGTGGCTGCGTAGTGCCGATCCCCGGTGGCCGTTCGCGATCTCGGCATTGGCGCTGCTGATGGCTGTGCTGGTCCTGCTGCGTGTCATGGGCAGGGAACTGCCGGCCGAGGAAGCGGAGGCGCCGCAGCCGGCCCCCTTCAACGCCTGTCTGCCGCTGTTCATTGTGCTGGGCGTGGCAGGTTTCGGCTTTCAGCTGCATGCCTTCGCCAATGCTGCGCCGCTCTATCAACTGCATGCGGCCAAGGAAAGTCTGCCCTGGCTGATGCCCTTGCTGTGGGTTGGTTTCTTTGCCTGCCTGGTGGCGGTTGGCGCGGTGGTGAAGCATTTTGGCGCGCTGCCGGTGGCAGCGGCTGGCATGCTGGTGGTGGCTGTGTGCAGCTATCTGGCAGCGAGCGCCGGTAGCCTGAGCGGACTGATTGTGCTCCAGATGCTCTGCGGCGCCGGTTGGGCCATGGCCTTTGCCGGGCTGATGGAACAGGCTGCCGTGGCCGGAACCCGCGGTGCGGAAGGGCGAGTCATGGGCAGTTTCTTTGCCGTGACCGCCATTTCCAGCTTTGCCCGGATTGCTTTCGTGTCAAACGCACTCGCCGACTGGCAAGGCAGTCAGTTTGTGCTGCCTGCCTTGCTATTGCTCGGCGCCGCAGTGTTTGCTGCGGTCGACGCGAAAAAATGGGCAAAAATCAAAACGCACCAATCCCGGTAA
- the plsY gene encoding glycerol-3-phosphate 1-O-acyltransferase PlsY, producing MQIALVLVAAYLLGSVPFAMISSKLFGLADPRTYGSGNPGATNVLRSGNKKAALFTLFGDALKGWVAVFIAQQMGFSNSVIGLVALAVFLGHLYPIFLKFKGGKGVATAAGVLIALDPLLGLAVGCTWLLIAFAFRYSSLAAVVAAAMAPVISVLMHGGNSQTVVVGILGMALIGKHWQNIQRLMAGQESKIGSKKKG from the coding sequence ATGCAAATAGCCCTCGTCCTCGTTGCCGCCTACCTGCTCGGCTCCGTTCCCTTTGCCATGATTTCCTCGAAGCTCTTCGGCCTGGCCGATCCGCGCACCTACGGTTCGGGCAATCCGGGTGCCACCAACGTGCTGCGCAGCGGCAACAAGAAGGCCGCGCTGTTCACGCTGTTCGGCGATGCGCTGAAAGGCTGGGTAGCCGTCTTCATTGCCCAGCAGATGGGTTTCAGCAACAGCGTCATCGGTCTTGTCGCGCTGGCTGTTTTCCTCGGCCACCTCTACCCGATTTTTCTCAAGTTCAAAGGGGGAAAGGGCGTGGCGACTGCCGCCGGCGTGCTGATCGCCCTCGACCCCCTGCTCGGACTGGCCGTGGGCTGCACCTGGCTGCTAATCGCCTTCGCCTTTCGTTATTCCTCACTGGCCGCCGTCGTCGCCGCCGCCATGGCACCGGTCATCTCCGTGCTGATGCACGGTGGCAACAGCCAGACCGTGGTCGTAGGCATTCTCGGCATGGCCCTGATCGGCAAGCATTGGCAGAACATCCAGCGCTTGATGGCGGGGCAGGAATCGAAGATCGGCAGCAAGAAAAAGGGCTGA